One region of Polypterus senegalus isolate Bchr_013 chromosome 11, ASM1683550v1, whole genome shotgun sequence genomic DNA includes:
- the LOC120539193 gene encoding muscarinic acetylcholine receptor M1-like — protein MPQVTLPHTSPVMNLSMISTSLKPTLPPNFSLDDPLGGHTVWEVTLIALFTGTLSLVTIIGNLLVMIAFKVNSHLKTVNNYFLLSLACADLILGAISMNLYTTYIIMGRWALGNLCCDIWLAIDYVASNASVMNLLIISFDRYFSVTRPLTYRAKRTPKRAAIMIGLAWAISFVLWAPAIIFWQYIVGSRTVPPDECYIQFLSQPIITFGTAIAAFYLPVSIMIILYWRIYKETRKRSKELKGLMGSETRDSAGQETQRISNSSTKSNSSWETTTTQTGENGNLQSPATLGKNTCWPFLKKTPYKSKVSTNGSWINIEEEGSPENSTSSDEEESALEMKTICSAVGRVPLVQNEDEDKTDSLDEEGKYRAKKEGHTGMTSVVDRNLSRVMNDSRNAATPSASKRSSQLTASSLNSLTAHCKAQAVVAKGKKRKNQSLIKEKKAAKTLSAILLAFILTWTPYNIMVLVSPFCKKCVPGKLWELGYWLCYINSTVNPVCYALCNEHFRVTFKMLLLCRWDKRKWGRPQRSAPSSLRSKTQSSSV, from the coding sequence ATGCCTCAGGTCACCCTGCCCCACACCAGTCCTGTGATGAACCTTTCCATGATTTCTACTTCTTTGAAACCTACATTACCCCCTAATTTCAGTTTGGACGATCCCCTCGGTGGCCACACAGTATGGGAGGTGACCCTCATTGCTCTTTTCACTGGCACATTATCTCTTGTCACCATCATTGGAAATCTCTTGGTCATGATAGCATTCAAGGTAAACAGCCACCTGAAAACTGTTAACAACTACTTTCTGTTGAGTCTAGCCTGTGCTGACCTCATCTTGGGAGCCATTTCTATGAACTTGTACACAACTTACATCATCATGGGACGATGGGCTTTAGGAAACCTTTGCTGTGATATTTGGCTGGCAATTGACTATGTGGCTAGCAATGCTTCAGTCATGAACCTGCTAATCATTAGCTTTGACCGCTATTTTTCTGTCACTCGACCCCTCACTTATCGAGCAAAACGGACCCCCAAAAGAGCAGCAATTATGATAGGACTAGCCTGGGCAATTTCTTTTGTTCTGTGGGCACCAGCAATTATATTCTGGCAATACATTGTTGGCAGCAGGACAGTTCCGCCAGATGAATGCTACATTCAGTTTCTGTCTCAGCCGATCATAACGTTTGGAACAGCCATTGCTGCTTTTTATTTACCAGTGAGTATAATGATTATACTTTATTGGCGAATCTACaaggaaaccagaaaaagaagtaAGGAGCTTAAAGGACTAATGGGTTCTGAAACTAGAGATTCGGCTGGCCAAGAAACCCAGCGGATCTCCAACAGCAGTACAAAAAGTAACAGTAGTTGGGAGACCACCACTACACAAACAGGAGAAAATGGAAACCTGCAAAGTCCAGCCACACTTGGTAAGAATACATGTTGGCCTTTCCTGAAGAAGACACCTTACAAAAGTAAGGTCAGCACCAATGGGAGCTGGATCAACATCGAAGAAGAAGGGTCTCCAGAAAATTCCACTTCGTCTGATGAAGAAGAGTCTGCACTAGAAATGAAGACCATTTGCTCAGCTGTTGGCCGTGTTCCCTTAGTGCAAAATGAAGATGAGGACAAGACTGACAGCTTGGATGAAGAGGGGAAGTACAGAGCCAAGAAAGAGGGCCACACAGGTATGACTTCAGTGGTGGATCGCAATTTGTCCAGAGTGATGAATGACAGCAGAAACGCTGCAACTCCAAGTGCATCCAAGCGATCTTCTCAGCTCACTGCAAGCAGCCTAAATTCCCTCACCGCCCACTGCAAAGCACAGGCTGTAGTAGCCaaagggaaaaagagaaagaaccaATCCTTGATTAAGGAGAAGAAAGCTGCCAAAACTCTCAGTGCCATCCTTTTGGCTTTTATTCTAACCTGGACTCCCTACAATATCATGGTGCTGGTCTCCCCTTTCTGTAAGAAATGTGTTCCTGGGAAACTCTGGGAACTCGGTTACTGGCTCTGCTATATCAATAGCACCGTGAACCCAGTGTGCTATGCTCTCTGCAATGAACATTTCAGGGTTACTTTTAAGATGCTGCTCCTGTGCCGATGGGACAAGCGCAAGTGGGGGAGACCTCAGAGAAGTGCCCCCTCCTCTTTGCGTAGTAAGACACAAAGTAGCTCTGTCTAG